One stretch of Tachysurus fulvidraco isolate hzauxx_2018 chromosome 12, HZAU_PFXX_2.0, whole genome shotgun sequence DNA includes these proteins:
- the LOC125146092 gene encoding uncharacterized protein LOC125146092, protein MRIYCLWLVLAWTVLHLVQSAVLFQYSAAELLSFRPCLYDSIPPVLLAHPDILYLPRRKYIHRGSRRNFWFNKSSDIKSLWSAVRRPPRNAGRRAGQRVLANLANSANSATRPSNNSAVSFGLLNIRSLTSKGHLVQDLLANRKIDFLCLTETWQQQNDFIALNDAIPPGFVYISQPRDSGRGGGLAIIYREKWRLRTLLLQYAAVRFMLCVDRKIVNDDITTFITAVCLMFGSYYCFNIHYPTDLASVLDFLKRAQKLWKNKKRLQANPRVFTLISDLSDHEWRETLQRWPANGFQV, encoded by the exons ATGAGGATCTATTGCTTATGGCTTGTACTTGCCTGGACTGTACTGCATCTTGTACAGTCCGCAGTACTGTTTCAATACTCTGCTGCTGAACTTTTGAGTTTCCGTCCGTGTTTATATGACTCAATACCTCCTGTACTGCTTGCTCATCCGGACATCTTATATCTGCCTAGGCGGAAATATATTCATCGTGGCTCTCGGCGGAACTTCTGGTTTAATAAATCAAGTGATATAAAGTCATTATGGTCAGCTGTTCGACGCCCACCAAGGAACGCCGGTCGCCGCGCCGGTCAGCGTGTGCTGGCGAACCTGGCTAACTCGGCTAACTCGGCTACCAGACCAAGCAACAACAGCGCTGTCAGTTTCGGTCTTCTTAACATCCGCTCTCTTACGAGTAAAGGGCATCTTGTGCAGGATCTTCTTGCAAATCGCAAGAttgattttctctgtttgaccgaaacatggcagcaacaaaatgactttattgcacTCAACGACGCCATTCCGCCAGGGTTTGTTTACATCTCTCAACCACGGGATTCTGGTCGAGGAGGAGGTCTGGCGATAATCTACCGTGAGAAGTGGAGACTGAG GACGCTCCTGTTACAGTATGCTGCTGTTCGATTCATGCTCTGTGTGGACCGTAAGATTGTGAACGACGACATCACTACTTTCATCACTGCTGTTTGCCTAATGTTTGGCAGTTACTACTGTTTCAACATTCACTACCCTACTGATCTGGCATCTGTGCTTGACTTCCTGAAAAGGGCACAAAAgttgtggaaaaacaaaaagcgACTCCAAGCGAACCCAAGAGTCTTCACCCTAATCTCTGACCTTTCTGATCATGAGTGGCGAGAGACTTTGCAAAGGTGGCCTGCAAATGGTTTCCaagtttaa
- the LOC113640557 gene encoding uncharacterized protein LOC113640557 — MKRFITGHHLSLCRLTRKVVTPQHPMMKYLMKKIPPYPSPVKFCVSDVAHVTEETGFRGILKSEQFRPPNSEFSWWDLKINKEEIRAAEKRYVKKNFSNTAQDLNEQKPFLEKFTTSPLFKLKKSRYGNYRFTFPLTDLMQWYKEQNCGGEEPVLRMYETITYKQKIVYAVLIHSPEDNERFGEYPLLEASEWVRYQDGKIIWKAQAICETHRYQLVSGEVQRLNTHLFYVWDQVSLVFHLPKPKALKIPTERLIEALEACKLDKIDLSRCQSQKSKKERFLKAKINVSELKKNMK; from the coding sequence ATGAAGCGCTTCATCACAGGACATCACTTGAGTTTATGCAGACTGACAAGGAAAGTGGTGACTCCTCAGCATCCCATGATGAAGTACTTAATGAAGAAGATCCCACCCTACCCAAGTCCAGTTAAATTTTGTGTTTCAGATGTGGCCCATGTTACTGAGGAGACAGGATTCAGGGGGATACTGAAGTCTGAGCAGTTCAGACCTCCTAACAGTGAGTTCTCATGGTGGgacttaaaaattaataaagagGAGATAAGAGCAGCAGAGAAGCGATATGTGAAGAAGAACTTCTCAAACACGGCACAAGATCTGAATGAACAGAAGCCGTTCCTGGAGAAGTTTACCACATCACCTCTCTTCAAACTAAAAAAATCCCGCTACGGCAATTATCGCTTTACGTTTCCCCTCACTGATCTGATGCAGTGGTACAAAGAACAGAACTGTGGAGGAGAAGAGCCAGTTCTCAGGATGTACGAGACCATCACCTACAAACAGAAGATTGTGTACGCTGTCCTGATTCACAGTCCTGAGGATAACGAGCGTTTTGGTGAATATCCGCTTCTTGAAGCGAGTGAGTGGGTTCGTTATCAGGATGGGAAGATCATCTGGAAAGCACAAGCCATTTGTGAAACCCATCGGTATCAGTTGGTTTCAGGAGAAGTACAAAGGCTGAATACTCATCTGTTTTATGTCTGGGATCAGGTTAGTTTAGTCTTTCACTTGCCAAAACCTAAGGCCCTGAAAATCCCCACAGAACGACTTATAGAAGCTCTTGAGGCCTGTAAACTTGACAAAATAGATCTTTCCAGGTGCCAAAgccaaaaaagcaaaaaggaGCGCTTCTTGAAAGCAAAGATAAATGTGAGTGAGTTGAAAAAGAATATGAAATGA